In Acanthochromis polyacanthus isolate Apoly-LR-REF ecotype Palm Island chromosome 9, KAUST_Apoly_ChrSc, whole genome shotgun sequence, the DNA window TTGCTAGTTACCATTCTGAATCTTAGTCAGCTTTTTCTGCCATCATCTTCATCCCCATTTCGCTGAAATCCATCCACATCCGTAAATCCTTCTCTCTGAGTGCTGACGTCGGTGGGGATCATCTCGGTTGTCTCACAGGGCCCATCAAAACTCTCAGAATAACGTGACAAGGATCTGCGTAGGAGGAAATCATTTCAGCACAGCGTACAAAAGGCCTCTGGTGTTTTTCTAGCTGTACAACTTTGTGTGTATTTACTTGACTCTCTTCACCAGCAGGTCGCTGtacttctccttctcctccagagTCTTCTTCAACCTGTcagcttctgtctgtttttccaccAGTTCCCTCTGAAAACGATGGTTGGTTTCCTCCAGAGCCTCGCAAAAAGCCTGAACCCCAAACAGCAGCCGATTGATTTAGACAACAGTCTTGACATATAACAATACTTTTGCAATGAAAGTGACCTCACCCTGCTTTCCTCGAGGCTGTCAAATGGATTCGGAGGATCAACCAAACACAGAAAGTGTCTCAGAGCTTCACTGGGGGACAAAGAAATTCATATAGAAGTCAAGATCACACATGAATTAAGTCAGTCTCTGTAAAGTATTGGAAAAACGCACAACACACACCTTCTGATGACATCTTTGTGTAACATTAGGTTCTGCAGAAATGTCTGCAATCCGGCCTGCCTCTTCTCCAGAAACTCCTCCTCATAGTTGTCTTTGAGCCAACGCTTAGGAGGCAGAGTTAGACGGCAGCTGGGAAACAGCTCCTTAAGCTGCACCGAAGCAACCGACAAAAAGAAACCGAAAACAAAATCACTATGGCAACACATCATTCAGAGCCAAAAGCGTTGTCGGGTCATGAGGCCACAGCTGAAAGACAAACCACAGCACTCACAGtgagatgttaaaaaaaactcgaTTAAGTTGCTAAAATGACTTCATTAAATCAGATATGCTGAATCTGGTGTGACCCAGCTATACACCTAATGGAAAAATCTACTGAGATGAATCACAAATAGAAATATTCTGAGGTCACAAGGAAAAACTGCTCTCTTATGCTCTCTTATGCACAACTGGCGTGAACTGATTACACGTCTCATCTGTCATTATACCCCTTTGGGCTTTCAGCAATATCCCATTTCGTAATCTTCTGAAGTTTTCCTGTCGAGGTGCATGATGTGTTTGTCACCTTGATGCTGAGCCTGCAGAAGTCTGTGTATCGTCTGAAGATCACCCATCTTCCTCCTGGACTCCCCACCACCAGGATCTTATAAACCTACAAAACACATGATTGAAGTGCATCTTTATAAACGTGCATCTTGACCAGCAGTTACCACACTTTAAGCTGCACCGAACATCACAGCAAGAAATGTTAacaatgtttctgaagaacattcacaaaaaataaaataaaatcaaccaaatccagcAAATGTCACTCtactattacaaaaatgagccacaaaacgTCAAAAAGAGTCACaatgagaaaagaaaggaaaaaattgacaaaaaaatgagacaagcgacatgaaacaaaacaaaaaaacagacaattagacaaaaaaatggataaatgagacaaaagaaatcacacaaatgccaaaaaatgacaaaagcatgaaacaaaacagcaaaaattatatacaaaacaatgaataaagcaaaacacaaaatgacaaaaataagataaaaatttCAAGctagacaaaaaggaaacaaaacgacaaaaacgagtaaaaacgacaaaaagtcagacaaaaagacaaaaaataagacaaaatattacaaaaatgagacacaaactgacaaaagaacaacaagcaagaaagtattttactttatgatcaaagcaacttgtcaaggtcgagaaattattttaaatttatagttttacaaattaacaatttgcagttaatgtcttctctgtaatttttatacTTCATAAAGTCGTCCAGTGGGCCAGACTGGaccagttttggcccgtgggccgcatgtttgacatccctggtcTAGTGTACATGTCTATGAAGTGGACGGCTCCACGACACGGCGAGTGACGCATGAAACATGCGACAACAAATCGATAATGAAATTTGTTGCCAACGCTTTTAATCGATAcgttgttgcagccctactcCACATCTTACCCTTAttattttgtgacagatttcatgcataGTATTCTAATATATGTTAAAAGATCTAATACCTtaaatttacatcattttgttttgagTACATCACATATTTTCCCAAAAAACATGTATCTTCACACCAAAGTCACATGTTTTACCTCTGGTCTAACagcatttgccataattataCCAACTTTTACTTTAAGCACATCGTAcccaaaaaatattacactacaACCTCCTTCAGTTATTCAGGTGTTTATTGTACTCTGGGCATaagacagaagcagaaaaacatctgtTCTTGACACTGAGAAAGAAAAATTACTCTGCTTGCATTCCACAATAAAAGACAATGAATGACTGATTTTATTAAATGCACGTTTTATTGGAAGAATTCACAATTATTTCCTAGCAAGTATTCTGCTTCATTTAGTCAGC includes these proteins:
- the LOC110964086 gene encoding sorting nexin-16-like, which translates into the protein MAFPFVPVPFPVDWSRVSRSCSKRASPIQTNSSNCENPALESSLLVRRHGPWGAAAGSPTLDETWSGPRGDVLDGSPTLLEGEGRCGESWIERPNSPTLLGYEILEERPKFTVYKILVVGSPGGRWVIFRRYTDFCRLSIKLKELFPSCRLTLPPKRWLKDNYEEEFLEKRQAGLQTFLQNLMLHKDVIRSEALRHFLCLVDPPNPFDSLEESRAFCEALEETNHRFQRELVEKQTEADRLKKTLEEKEKYSDLLVKRVKSLSRYSESFDGPCETTEMIPTDVSTQREGFTDVDGFQRNGDEDDGRKS